The following DNA comes from Candidatus Eremiobacteraceae bacterium.
TTTCTGTTTGGAAACGCCGGAACTCGCGCCGCGCACTCGGGCGCTACTACGGACCTGGGTGCAGGAGGAAAATCGCATGCCCAAGTCGCTCACACGGGCGCTTTCCGTGGCCGCGCTGACATCTGCCCTCGTTATTGGCCAGGCAACGCAGACGCTGGCTAGCAACCTTGGCAACATTGTCGGTCGGGTCCAGACCGCCACGATGAACACAGGCAACCAGATGGCCGCATCCTTTCTGCCCGTGGCCGACGTCAACGTGGCAGCCGTGTCGCCGTCGGGCTCCTTCAAGGCGCTGTCCAACAGCGCTGGTTTCTACGCGCTCACCGGTTTGCCGGTGGACACGTACGTCGTCACTTTCTCGAAACAGGGCTTTGTGACGCAGCCGATTCCGGGTGTGACCGTGACGCAAGACGCCACGATAACGCTTAACGCCCTCTTGCAGACGGCGCTCAAGACGTTGACGCCCGTCGTCGTGCGCGGCGCGCAATCGTTGGTCCAGCCGAACCAGCCGGCGGACCGCTACACGGTGAACTCGACGCAGATCCAGAACATCACCGGCACGCCGCAGAACATCTCGGAGACAGCGGTGCTCAACTCGCTGCCCGGCATCACCACCGACACCGGTGGCTATCCGATCATCCGCGGCGGCGCTGAGAATGACGAAGGCTTCCAGCTTGAAGGCGTCGATGCGACCGAGCCGATCACCGGCCAGTTCATCAACAGCCTGTCGCTGTCAGGCACGTCACGTATCGTCCTCGAGACCGGCGGCTACGACGTCAGCAACGGCAACACCAACTCCGGCGTCGTGAACATCGTCGTGAAGCGCGGCTCGTATCCGGGAGCAGGGATGGCGACTATGACGAGCAACGCGCCGAACTTCGACCACCGTTTCGCGATCGAATACGGTAACGGAACCCCTGATAACCGCTTCAGCTATTTCGTCTCGTACAATGGCTTGCGGCAATTCCGCGTGTACGGCGACACGCACACATTCTTGCCTCAGGAAGTTTCTGCGGTTGGTGATTCGTCCGGCAACGAGAGCAACATCAACCTATTCTACCGCTGGGGTCAGGACAACCGCAACGAGCTTCAGTACTTCGGCGAGAACGGCGCGAACCAGTTCCTGTTCAACTACAACGTGCTGCAGTACGGCGGCACGCAATCGGCGATATGCGCCCCCGCATCAGCGGTGGTCGGCGGCCAGACGTGCTTGCCATACGGCTCGGCCAACCTGGAGGTCCAAAACGTCGGCGGCGTGGGGTTCGGAGGGACGAACCAGACTATGGCCTGGTCGACGACCCTGTTCCCTGCTCAAGTCGCGTATAACCAGGCGATCAACTACTCGGACGGCGAGAACAACAACCACTTCATCGAGAAGCTCAACTACAAGCGGCAGTTCAGTTCGAACAGCTACGGTGACTTCAGCTTGTTCCGCACGAACGTGCATGACATCTTCTTGGTGCCGTGGGATGGAGGCGCGTTCGCCGATGAGTACGAGTACAATGCCTCGAACAATACCGGCGTCAACGCCGACTATCAGAACCAGATCAGCAACCAGAACCTTATCGCCCTAGGCGGAGAGCTCAAGTTCACGCAGAGCGACTTCTCGATTGGCATTCCGACGCTCGAGATGCTGAGCGAACCGCTCGAGTGCGGCGTGAACTGCGGGAACTCAGCATTGGGGGCCTATGGGTATACGACTCCCGGTTATATCGGCTACATCAACCTCCCACATGGGTCGGGCGGTTGCGGCACGGCCGGAGCGACGCCCACCTGCGTCAGCCCCGCATTCCCGCTCAGCACGTTCGTCAACAACGGCTCGTTCATCACGGATCCGGTACAGACGTGGAATGCTTGGATCCAGGATACCTGGACGCCCAATGACCACTTCAACGTCAAGCTCGGCTTGCGTTGGGACGAACAAGTACTGCATCTGCCGAGCAACGCAGCCGCGCTGTCCACCATCTGGACGCAGTCTGACGCGCCGACGGCAGGCTCACCGTCCCTATGTAACGGTGCGGGAGGCAACACGTACCTTGGCACGTGCTTCATCGACACCCCCGGCGCACCGGTGAACACGAACGTGACGCGCCCGTCGCAGATCAGCCCGCGCATCGCGCTGACCTACACGCCGAACATCAACGGCCGTAACGTCTTCCGGGCGTCAGCGGGAACGTTCATCGAGTTCACGCCGCTGTCGAACATCGAGAACACGTACCAGATCCCGATGGCGGCGTACAATTGCACGATCGCCAGCGGCTGCTTCCATCCGTTGCCCGGGTACAGCGCCACCTGCGTGAACGGCGTCGATCCGGCCAACGGCAGCGTGCCGTGCAACGGCATCAACAACCTCGGCCAGCAAGCGCTCGAGGATCTCAACAAGAACAACTTCGCGCAATACACGCCGGTGCTGCCGCAGCGCGCGTTCTCAGCTGACTTCAGCTGGGAGCACGACTTCGGCAACGGCCTCGACCTGAAGATCACGCCGTACTACCGCAAGGGCACGAACTACGTCGTCGCGAGCACACCGCTGATCGGCACGCTCGCGGACGGCACGTCGATCTTCGGCGCGCCCATCGAATCCAACGCCGGCACCAACGAGAACACCGGCATCGAGTGGGCGTTCTCCAAGAGCTCGACGTTCGGATTCAGCGGCTACCTCAACGGTACGTACGACAACACGCTGGCCAACTACAACAGCGACTTCTTCCCGTCGGTGAACGTGGCGGCGGTGGCGCTGAACCACTTCTTCCACGTGTCCTATCTGGCACCGGTCACGGCGACCCTGGGCGTCGTCTACCATGACCGGCACGGGCTGCTGATCACGACGGAATTTCCGTACGAGTCTGGCTACTACTACGGCGTCGGCACGCACACGTTCGTGTACGCGCTGTGCGGCCAGGTCGCGGGTTGCACGGGCAACCCGAACACCTCGGTACCGGTCGAGGTGCTCAACACCGACCTCGCCTCAGCGTCACTCGGCCAAAACACGCGCACCAGCGCATACTACTTCACGGACATCACCAATCCGGGTACGATACTCAACCCGAACATCGTCGGCTCGCGCGGCACGCCGGAAGGCCCGGATCCGGGCAGCCTTCGCAGTCCGCAGCGGCTGACCATGAACATGTCGATCGCGCACGACATCGGCTCGGGGCCGAACCACTTCCAAGTGGGCGTGCGCGGCACGAACCTGTTCGGCAACTACAGCCCCGGCGTCGTGGGCGGCAACTCGCGTTTCCGTGCAAACGGCATGGGCGGCTACAACGGCCTCGGATACACCGGCGGCAGCTCGGGCGGAGCCCCGAACTCAGGCAGCAACAACGTCAACCCGAGCTACGAACCGCTACAATTCCCCCGCGGCCCCTACCCATACGAGAGCGAGGCAACAGGGGCGGCGCGTCTCTATACGTTCTTCATCAGCTCAAACTTCTAAAGAGCGTAAGCGATCAAGCCGGGGGCTTCGGCCCCCGGTGCGCCCGCCTCTCGGATCGACACGACTGAAAGGATTTTTTGAAAATGCATAAGTTCAAGGCAGTTCTGATCGGGCTGCTGTGCCTCGGTATCGTAACCGGTTGCTCTACGAACACAAACCCGGGAAACGTCGTCTACACGACAAAGGCTACGATACAACTGGCGGTAGGCACGATCAATGACACCGCGGGCATTCTGTCCGCCAATTCCGGCGGAGGAGGTGCCCCCGGCGTCTACTTAGACGCGATCGGGACGTTCCGCAATCAGTTGGGCAACTCGGCATTCGGCACCGGTGGCGTTACGGGTACGAGTTCTGGACAAAGCGCTCTCGCGCCGGTGGTCGGTGAAGGGCCTTGCAACTTCACAACCGGGGCCGGTTGCAACGTCGGCGCTCCGGCACTCTATGGAGCGGGAGCGGCTCTGTACGCCTACGGACAGTTCCCTGGATACAACGGCGTGAACGCCGCGGCGCCCGCGTGGGCCGCCCCGGGTACTGCCAGCGGTTTCCTCTGGGATTTCGATGCGTTCGACCTGTTCCCCAAGGGTCCCGACGGTACCAACTACACCTTGACCGACACGGTGGTCATCAATGGCCAGCCCCAAACATATTCGGCATCCGCGACACTGGATAACCCGAGCAGGTTGCTCGCGGCTGGTACCGCCGTCTATGCGGCGAATGGCGCCACCGGTGGCGGCACGTTCACGTTCGGTGCACCACCCGCAAACGTGACCGAACAAGTCGCCGTTGTCTTGAGCTCAACCATTGGCAATGGCGTGCTCGCGATGGCCGAGGCGGTGGCACCGGGCACTTCGGCGGTGCTGCCGGCCAATACGCTTGTCACTGGTCACGTCTACACGTGTTTCGTCATCGACGCGGACTTCCCGTGGGTCGAGGCCGGCGTGGTCAACGCGCCTGCGGTCGGCACGCCGACGCCTGTCATCGTCGGCAATAACGGCAATGCAGATCTCTCGGTGAGCAACACGTTCCCCTGCACTGGGTAGCGTCTACATCAGGCGCCAACAAAGAGGACGGCAGCAATGCCGTCCTCTTCTTTTCTTTCGATAAGCCTGGGCTAGCCCGTGGGGAGCAGCGCGAACGGAGCGGCAAGACTCTCCGCTTTAGCACGTAGCGCAGCCAGCCGCTCGGGTCGTACCAAGACGAGCCGTGCGTTCGCGAATTCATTGAGCTTGCAACCAAGCACGATGTACGCAAGCGTCAGCTCGCGATGCGGCTGGCTGCGCTGCTCGAGCTCGGCGATCAATTGCGGATCGTCGACATGGATCAACACGCGGCGAACGCCGAGCGACAGCAGGCGGTCCAGCGCCGCGGTGACGCCCGCGTAGATGTAGTCTCTCCCCTGCTGCGAAGGCTGTTCGCGCACGGAGAACGGGATGAAGTGTTCGCCCACCGAGCCGGCGCGATCGAGCAGCGAGATGGCCGCTATGCCGCGACCCGCTCCGCAACGGATGACGGCGATATGAGCCTGGCAGTCGCCGCGCGCGCCGGCTGGGGCCTTTCGCCGGCGTTCGCCGGCGTCTGGGATGAGCGTTGGGGCCAGTATCATGGCATTATTATATCGAACAGGTGTTCGATAGGCAAGCCCCGAGGGCGCCTTCCGAACGACCTAGCCGACGAGGTCGAAAAGGTCCTCGAAGTCGCCCATTGCGGCCGTTCCGGCCCGGTTGGCCATCACCGCCTCGTAGACGGCGATCACCCGCCCGGCGGTGGCTTTGATGTCGAACGCGGCGGCCGCCGTGCGCGCGTGCGCGGAGGCTGCGCCGTAGCGAGCCCGATCGCCGAGCAGCGCGCCGACCGCCTGCGCCATGCCTGGGCCGTCCTCGACGAGCTCGCCCGCCTGGTTGGGGCCGAACACATCGCGCGTCTGCGGGCTAGCCGCAGCGACCACCGGCAGGCCGGCAGCGAACGCCTCGGCCAAGACCAGTCCTTGTGTTTCCGAGGTCGAGGGGAAGACGAACAGGTCGGCAGCCGCGTAGATCGCGGGCAGCTCGTCGCGGGGAACTGCGCCCGCAAAGATCGCGGCGTCTCCCAGGCCGCTGGCCGCCGCCTGGGCCCTCAGATCATCTGCCGAAGGCCCTGCACCCACCAGGAGCAGCCGGGCGTCGGGCAAGTCCGAACGCAGCAGCCGCAGCGCTTCCAAAGCCAAAGAGACGCTCTTTTCTTGGGCCAGCCGCGAGACCAGCAGCAGCAGCGGCGCGCCGTTGGGTATGTCGAACCGCGCCCGGGCCGCCTGGCCCTGCTCCATGCCCGCATTGCGGAAACGGTCGAGTTCAATGCCCGTGGGTACGACGCAGATCGGGGCCACCACGCCGACGTCCCGCAGCTTGGACGCGACCGCCTGCGTCGGCGCGATCACCGCGTCGGCCGCGTTAGAATAGGCCCGGGTCAGCTCGCGCGTCAATTGGGCGGTGATGCGCTGTCCGAGCGGCGAGTAATGCGCGTAGCGCTCGAGCATGGTGTGATACGTGAACACCAGCGGCACGCGAAAACGATAGCGCGCGTAATATTGCGCCATCCATCCGGTGACGAACAACGAGTGCGCGTGGATGATGTCGCATTGGCTCAAGAAGCGCGCTTTGTTTCTGCGCGCGACAAGCGGCACCGTCAAACGGTACTCGGTCCGCGCGGGCAGCGGAAGCGACGGCATGAAGAACACTCGACCGAGCGCTTCCACGCCGTTCGGGATGCGCGGCGCGAATGTGTACGCCTCGTGTCCGCGCACGCGCAACTCCTCAGTGAGACTTTCGACGGACGCAACTACGCCATTGATGATCGGACGATATACTTCCGTAAAAACGCCGATCTTCATAG
Coding sequences within:
- a CDS encoding carboxypeptidase regulatory-like domain-containing protein, yielding MAASFLPVADVNVAAVSPSGSFKALSNSAGFYALTGLPVDTYVVTFSKQGFVTQPIPGVTVTQDATITLNALLQTALKTLTPVVVRGAQSLVQPNQPADRYTVNSTQIQNITGTPQNISETAVLNSLPGITTDTGGYPIIRGGAENDEGFQLEGVDATEPITGQFINSLSLSGTSRIVLETGGYDVSNGNTNSGVVNIVVKRGSYPGAGMATMTSNAPNFDHRFAIEYGNGTPDNRFSYFVSYNGLRQFRVYGDTHTFLPQEVSAVGDSSGNESNINLFYRWGQDNRNELQYFGENGANQFLFNYNVLQYGGTQSAICAPASAVVGGQTCLPYGSANLEVQNVGGVGFGGTNQTMAWSTTLFPAQVAYNQAINYSDGENNNHFIEKLNYKRQFSSNSYGDFSLFRTNVHDIFLVPWDGGAFADEYEYNASNNTGVNADYQNQISNQNLIALGGELKFTQSDFSIGIPTLEMLSEPLECGVNCGNSALGAYGYTTPGYIGYINLPHGSGGCGTAGATPTCVSPAFPLSTFVNNGSFITDPVQTWNAWIQDTWTPNDHFNVKLGLRWDEQVLHLPSNAAALSTIWTQSDAPTAGSPSLCNGAGGNTYLGTCFIDTPGAPVNTNVTRPSQISPRIALTYTPNINGRNVFRASAGTFIEFTPLSNIENTYQIPMAAYNCTIASGCFHPLPGYSATCVNGVDPANGSVPCNGINNLGQQALEDLNKNNFAQYTPVLPQRAFSADFSWEHDFGNGLDLKITPYYRKGTNYVVASTPLIGTLADGTSIFGAPIESNAGTNENTGIEWAFSKSSTFGFSGYLNGTYDNTLANYNSDFFPSVNVAAVALNHFFHVSYLAPVTATLGVVYHDRHGLLITTEFPYESGYYYGVGTHTFVYALCGQVAGCTGNPNTSVPVEVLNTDLASASLGQNTRTSAYYFTDITNPGTILNPNIVGSRGTPEGPDPGSLRSPQRLTMNMSIAHDIGSGPNHFQVGVRGTNLFGNYSPGVVGGNSRFRANGMGGYNGLGYTGGSSGGAPNSGSNNVNPSYEPLQFPRGPYPYESEATGAARLYTFFISSNF
- a CDS encoding glycosyltransferase; translation: MKIGVFTEVYRPIINGVVASVESLTEELRVRGHEAYTFAPRIPNGVEALGRVFFMPSLPLPARTEYRLTVPLVARRNKARFLSQCDIIHAHSLFVTGWMAQYYARYRFRVPLVFTYHTMLERYAHYSPLGQRITAQLTRELTRAYSNAADAVIAPTQAVASKLRDVGVVAPICVVPTGIELDRFRNAGMEQGQAARARFDIPNGAPLLLLVSRLAQEKSVSLALEALRLLRSDLPDARLLLVGAGPSADDLRAQAAASGLGDAAIFAGAVPRDELPAIYAAADLFVFPSTSETQGLVLAEAFAAGLPVVAAASPQTRDVFGPNQAGELVEDGPGMAQAVGALLGDRARYGAASAHARTAAAAFDIKATAGRVIAVYEAVMANRAGTAAMGDFEDLFDLVG